In Aphelocoma coerulescens isolate FSJ_1873_10779 chromosome 20, UR_Acoe_1.0, whole genome shotgun sequence, the genomic window GTCAAAAGCCTAGAAAATGTTAGAAATCAAAAGGCAAAGTCAAATCTGCTCAGCCTCAGGACAGTCCTGTGCCACAGGACGTGGAGGGGAAAGCAGATACCTTCACAAGATGAGCAAAATGAAacttttgggtgatttttttaaatctttataTCATTGTGCAGGGGTAAAAACAAAAATCTCCCAGTGActctttaaaataatgtttatgTAGGTTAGGTGAACTGAAAGGGCAAAATAAAGTGCAGAGAAGAGACTCTAAAAAACTCATCCTTCTTGCAGTTCTTTGCCATGAGTTACTTCTCCCTGGGACCCAAAGCCAGGGAGGTCTCACTGTGGGCTGGAGCCTGCCCAGCTCTGTTGTACCAAGGTCTCAGAGTCTTGTTCAGTGTCAGCTCGTGGTGCTGACTTGGGCAGGGACCTGGAAAACCAGTGAGGAATGAGGGTGGAAAGCAGGACATTTCTGTGGCTCCTGTGCTTTTTCAGAGTCCTGGAGAGGCTgtgagggagctgctgctctgtgtcacagagtcccaggggcagggaggtgctggggacGTCTGGGATGTGTGTACCTGCAATGActtgtctttgttttcagtttttattcCAGGACAGTTGTTGCTGGAGATTCCTAATGCCAGATACCCAACCTACTGCCAAATAGCCATGAAAGAGATGAGGTAGCTGCCCCCAGCGCGAGGGAAAAACTGATTTCAATGGATACGAAATACAAAGACGATTTATTTAGGAAGTATGTACAGTTCCACGAGTGCAAACTGAATGCCTCTGACAACAAGCAGCGTCCTATTAACGATGAGTACTTGCGAGTCGCGGCGGCAGCCTTACTTTGCCTTCCCAAAATTGATCCCTTTTATAGATTCCGGTTGATAAAATTTTACGAGATGGCTGAAAACTCACTGAGATCTGTGAAATCCTCAAGTTTACATTGTCTCCATAATGCATTCAACATGCTTGAGACACTTGGAATTAATCTCTTTCTGTACCCCTGGAAAAAGGAATTCAAAAACATTAAGGTAAGATATTTTTTATGTAGCCATAGTGAGaacatattttcctttctgtgagCACATTTCATGCATTTCCTTTAAaggcttctcttttttttttttccatttatagcattttatatatatatatatatatatatttctctaTATACAGTTGGTAAACAGAAGCCATAGGGAAGTTTCTATGTAAAATAAGTGAAGTTGGTGAGAGTGAGAGTATCCCAAGAACAGAAGTACAAGCACTATCTGCAGTTAGAATGTGTATAAAGTAGAAGAGCTTATTCAAGTTTGTTGTTCAGCCTCCCCTGCtgcactgttttatttttacttgttGGAGAGGCTTTCACTATGGTGTGTGGTCAAGCTGGATTTAAGTTCACTCAGAGTTTGATTTGTCTTGCCACAGCTGTTACTGGACACAAGTATTAAACTCAGTGCATGTGTTCAAGTGGATGCTTTGCTGAGGTTCCCACAAGTTGTATGATAATGGAAGCAACTTCTGCAAAAGAACTGTTTTCAGAACATCTTTGATCTGCTTGTCAGTGCTCAGTTCCTGAAGTTTTGATTTTAAGATGCTTTCAAATGGATCTACCTATGGCAGGTTCCcagagggaaaagtgggaactCACTGCTGGGCTTGGGTGGTGAAGTCCCATGGGAAGCCCTCTGCAGTTGAGTTTTGTGTTTCGTCTTTTACCTGTGGTGGGCAGATTGCTCCTGCCTGCACTCAGAACAGGCTGAACTGGGCTAAGCACGTCCCTCAGGTGTGCCAGGTGCTGAGAGTATTTCAGCTTGCAGAAACTCATGTCTTTGTTTTTGGGGCTCTTTTAGTGGAAGTTTTTGAATTAAtgctaaattaaataaaactgaCATTTGAAACTGTATAGTAACAGTACACAAAAAAGTGTGCACCTCAAGTATATTTAAAGCTGAATTGAAGAGGAGTTTGGCACTCCTGCAGTAATTCTGAGTTCCTGTTATCTCCAGCTTGTCCCTGGGTGGGGTAGTTCCCAAAATCCTGGCCTTTTTGTCTTTTGTGGTAGATTCTCTGTAAATGCAAACATGTCCGGTATGCATAACAGTTAATGTTAGTGCAGACCAGAGTGATTTAAATCACCAGGGAGAACATTATGCTAATCAGGATTTTAAATTGAATGAAAACTCTCCTACTTTGAATTTTCCTCATGTGGAATTTCCATCTGCTGAGCAGGAGGGATGCAGAAATCGAGCTCCTCTTGCCAAGGCAGTTGCATGTGTTCGGAGTCGTTATTATTGTATTTAATTATATGGTCTCTGTCACTGAATTATCTGAACATCTAGTCCACCACTGAATTTGTAACctagttttccttttattcCCCCCATCCCTCTTAGACCTACACTGGACCTTTTGTTTATTATGTAAAGTCTGCTCTAACTGAAGATGATGTAAGGCAGATTCTGAACTACATGGGCTATGTCCAAGAGCTGGGAACAACGTTTAAGCTCAAAGAGCAGGTCGATGCCATTCAAGTGAAAATGATTTCATTTGAGCTCTTTTTGGCCAAAGTGGAATGTGAGCAGCTTCTGGAAATTCACCTGCAAGTGAAGGATAAGGGTTATTCTGAGATTGATGTGATCAACGAGCGCAAGAACAGCAGCGAGGACGTCCGAGGCTGCTCCGAGGCCATGAAGCGGCGCCTGGAGTGCAAAGAGACGCTGAACACGTCCATGGCACGGATGGTGCTCCAGAAATCAGCCAGCGAACGCGCCTCCAAAGACTACTTTAAGCCAAAGGTGAGCAAGCCTTCGAAGTCAGTGGACACGTATGATAGTTATTGGGAGAGTAAGAAACCACCTTTGATGAGCTCGCTGAGTCTCAGGAAAGAGCCGATTTTGGTCGATGCGGAAGATGACATTAAAGATGAAATTATCCGTCCGTCGCCCTCTCTGCTGACCATGTCCAGCTCCCCACACGGCTGTTCAGATGAATACTTGCCAACTTCCTCTCATCACAATGGCATGCTAAGAACAAATGTCCCTTACAGCTCCTATTTTTCTGCTCAAGAGGACTTAGATTTGTATACTGACCCTGATTCTAGAAGTatgttaaattttaaaagacaaGACGCTATTAAGCCTGATGTATGGCTGTTAAAAAGTGATGCCAACCCTGTTTACCACAAACGCACCCACCTAGCCAAAGACACAGCTTCCTCCAAGTGCCAGAACTGTGGCATACCCTGTGGCGCTTCTGTTTGCCAGAAGTGTGACAATCTGTTCAGCTCAAGGCAGGAGTACCCAGCAGTGAAACAGAGCTCCTACTCAATCAAACCACTCCCGAGCGATGGCTTGTCTCCTGCTCTGAGGGAGAAATCTCAGTACACATCACAGACTCAGAGTCAAGACAGAGCTGCTCAGTTCAGTTCCAAGTCCAAGCCTTCGGGCACCTCACGCTGCGGCTTCTGCAACCGCTCGGGAGCCGCCAACACGTGCACGTTCTGCTCCAAGGTCTCGTGTGACACTTGCCTCAACGCTTACTACTATGACCCCTGCTGCAGGAAGAGCGACCTCCACAGGTTCCTGCCTAACAACCAGTTAAACTATAAATCATCCCAGCTGTCCCACGTGGTTTATAGATAGACTGGATGAGTctgtttgggaagggaaggaaagggggagAGGAAAGGGCTATCCTAACTAATGTTCTGACTCCACACTGACCTCTTACCAAAATCACATGTCCAAGTATTTGGAACCATGGTTCAGTGATCAGGTGCCAGTTCTTGATTTTTTTGGCTTCACAGATGCTGCAGATCCATTAGATTTCATGCTGCTATAATTTAGGTAACTCCTAAATGATCATTGCTTTTCAACTTACATGGGGGAGAAGAGCACGTTTTTCCTTAAAACTTGGCAGctgttatatttttaaaaagtgacatCACACCTTCCTATTATGTCGCATCTTGCCCAAATAAAACCAGGCagggtttaaaaataaagtcagAGAATGAAGATTCTCATTTTCTATAGTGATGAAACCACTGCCAGTTTTTGATAAAGTATGACTTCAAAATGTGCAGGAAATACGTGAATGGCTTGTTTTGCCAACAAGGACTATTTTTTGATGTGTGTCTGCATTTCTTGATCTCCAAAATGCAAACACTGCAACATCTCTTCCTTTTGTCTTtgtttcctccttctccccttctctcctggTTGTTTATCTCGAGCTTATATAACCTGAATCTGGACAATATGTGCTTTATTTTCCGGTGTTGCCAATATCATCCTCCTGGGTTTCACTGTATGGTATTTTAAAGAGGTGATCCTGTATCTGTGTCACTCAGATGATGCCTGGAGTGCTGTCCTCTCAGATGAGTatccattttctttctgttgcacATGTTTTAAATACTGTTCTTTGTACTGTAAATAGGTGATTTGGAAaccgtttatttttaataaatatttaatatgttGAGTTCTTAAAAGTGGTAGAATCATTATAACTATGAAGTCTCTCTGGGTTATTTGTTCAGGtgactttttgtttttccttgtacTGTATTTCATAGCTTATTATAGCCACTGTGGCAGAGTGATGTTCTTGGCTCTGATCAATTCTTGGGTTTTAATCTGACATATTTTTCCCTCTGATAAGGCTGCCACTCGTCTGAGTCAAGTCTTGTCTAAGAATTGCAGGATTTTGCTCTCAGTGCACGCTTTTTCTTTGTGGTTATGGAAATTGTAAGTATCAATGTTCTGCTTGCTTCCAAATTCACTGCCAAGTCTGTAGTGTAGTCCAGCAAGTAAAGCACTGGCCTGGTGAAAAATCAGAGCTCATTTGTGACTCCTGTTCAAGTGAACCCATCAGTTATGGATGTGAATCAGATAATAACCCTTGTCTCTTGCTATAGCACTTGGGGATCCTGGCTGAGAACCAAGACTCCCTTGTGCTGGGCTCTGTACAGTTTGATCCCCAGACACCACCTGGTTATGAATAGACCTTagttttttattaaaagaaaaccccTAAGAATCCTAACTCCCTTATTCCAACTATAGCTAGTTAGCACAAAGTATCAGGCAACCTAATCTGATGTGCAGAATTAGATGTGTTTAAAATATCTGTAAAGAACTCTAGCTGAGATGTAAACTGTGTAGTCCACTTTGCACTGAAATGAttgactttggggtttttaataaTCACTGTTAGAGTCTAGGCTTCTCAACTTCAATGTCCATCACTCCCTGTGTGACAGAAACATGCATGAATGATCGTTTGTCTTACATTTTTTTGGGTGGGGGGAGGGCTTCAGGTAGGTAGAGGGGAAAATTACATAGGCTAATGTTGTAAAATagctaaaataattttagcCATAACTGGGTGTCAGAAGCATTATGGAAATAAGGTGGAACCTGGGTCTTACAGAGGGCTGAGAACAGTAAGTTACTGTCCAGTTTGCACTAAGAAAAAAGTGAACGGCGTGTGTTTAACAATCAGGGAAATTCTGAATCAAGGGACTGCAACTGAGCATGACGTCAAGGGCAAGTACTGCCTTGCTGACCCTGAAGGTTGGGGTGAATCTTGTTTAAGTGAATGATTTTAAGGTTTTCAATCTTGTAtgttttttataaatatatatatatataaatatgacACAAATGTAGATACATTATGTATATAGtgaagaatttaaaaacaattttactATTAAAATGCAGTCTAAGGGTGGTTTTAATTTCGGTGGTTATTTGGGTTTTGTTCACCTTCTGCAGTGTCATGCCTGTTTGGCTGCTCTACAGCGTATCTTCTAGTTCACCAGTTCGATTTCCATATGGCTCCTCACACTACAGTGAATAACTAAAACTGTGATGCCACGTAATTTTTACGGTGACCAGGGCAGGGGCTCTACCTGCTCTGAAAAAGAGAAGTCCTCTGTATATATGTCATGGAATCCTGTAGTACAAACCTGTGTTGAATTGAAGTGATACCATGCTCTATTTTTGTGTATCTTACTGTATGAGGTTGCTGTGATTGATACAGTAAAATATATGCGAATTTAAAATGCAGGTGTTTTGCATCTAAtttgtttaaattaatttatgttttgaaggaatttaaaaataaagaggcCTTTAAGAAAAGGCTTAACACTTTTCTTAAAGTGGAGTGTGCATGTAGCTGTCTGTTCCCAACTGCGTTTGCATGCCGTGACCGGTGCTCGGAGGGGTCTTGGGGCGCACAGGCAGGACAGGAGTGTCCCTCCATCGTgtgcctctggagctgggagtgCTGTGAGCAGCGTGCAGAGCTTCTGGAATCCCGTTCATTTTCCAGCCTTAGCAGCATGACTCAGAGCGTTCATGGAGCATGTGAGCCAGTCTGTCAGcaggctgcagcaggctgaggcgGGCTGGGAGCAGGTTCCGGGGGCCATGTGGAGCTGCCTCCATGGATCCCAGCCTTGGCTCTCCATGGCGCTTGCCTGACAAGCTTCCTGAGGGAAGCTGCATCTCCCAGAAGATGTGTGACACTACTGAGGTACATTTTGGCACTTGAATTAGGCCTTCTGCTCCTTTTGCATCCTGCTAGCTCCGGAGCAGGATAATTCCTCAAGTTCCAAACTAGATCAttctttttgtgttttccttgtgTTAAAGCATGTCAGGTGAATGCTGAAATGCCTGAAGTGCCttttttacaagtgttttatgATCTGTTGTGGTTACTGAAAGTACCAGGGAGGATTATAAAAATCGGGCTCCAGGTAACTAAAATATTCTTGCAGGAAATCTTGCCTCACACTGTAATGCTTCTTGAGCTGATGTATTTCTGGTGCATATAAAACAAGCCTTCAAGCTGTCTTGCTGTCTGACATCTCTGATTACAGACCTGTAAGCTtgtttgctgcatctttggctttcAACAGAAGCTTAAAGGTTCCATACAGAGTTAAGAGGTTTAGATTTGATGGTTTGAGCTGACAGTGCTTATTTTCTGGAAGATGACTCTGGGTTACAGGCATTTAGTACACGTTGCTAATTATGCTGTAGGATGTTTTTAGGGGAAGAGATTCACCTTTGCAGTATTTGTTTGGAAACAGGAGCTAATCTCAACATGGTGATAATTG contains:
- the SPATA2 gene encoding spermatogenesis-associated protein 2 isoform X1; this encodes MDTKYKDDLFRKYVQFHECKLNASDNKQRPINDEYLRVAAAALLCLPKIDPFYRFRLIKFYEMAENSLRSVKSSSLHCLHNAFNMLETLGINLFLYPWKKEFKNIKTYTGPFVYYVKSALTEDDVRQILNYMGYVQELGTTFKLKEQVDAIQVKMISFELFLAKVECEQLLEIHLQVKDKGYSEIDVINERKNSSEDVRGCSEAMKRRLECKETLNTSMARMVLQKSASERASKDYFKPKVSKPSKSVDTYDSYWESKKPPLMSSLSLRKEPILVDAEDDIKDEIIRPSPSLLTMSSSPHGCSDEYLPTSSHHNGMLRTNVPYSSYFSAQEDLDLYTDPDSRSMLNFKRQDAIKPDVWLLKSDANPVYHKRTHLAKDTASSKCQNCGIPCGASVCQKCDNLFSSRQEYPAVKQSSYSIKPLPSDGLSPALREKSQYTSQTQSQDRAAQFSSKSKPSGTSRCGFCNRSGAANTCTFCSKVSCDTCLNAYYYDPCCRKSDLHRFLPNNQLNYKSSQLSHVVYR
- the SPATA2 gene encoding spermatogenesis-associated protein 2 isoform X2, producing MDTKYKDDLFRKFRLIKFYEMAENSLRSVKSSSLHCLHNAFNMLETLGINLFLYPWKKEFKNIKTYTGPFVYYVKSALTEDDVRQILNYMGYVQELGTTFKLKEQVDAIQVKMISFELFLAKVECEQLLEIHLQVKDKGYSEIDVINERKNSSEDVRGCSEAMKRRLECKETLNTSMARMVLQKSASERASKDYFKPKVSKPSKSVDTYDSYWESKKPPLMSSLSLRKEPILVDAEDDIKDEIIRPSPSLLTMSSSPHGCSDEYLPTSSHHNGMLRTNVPYSSYFSAQEDLDLYTDPDSRSMLNFKRQDAIKPDVWLLKSDANPVYHKRTHLAKDTASSKCQNCGIPCGASVCQKCDNLFSSRQEYPAVKQSSYSIKPLPSDGLSPALREKSQYTSQTQSQDRAAQFSSKSKPSGTSRCGFCNRSGAANTCTFCSKVSCDTCLNAYYYDPCCRKSDLHRFLPNNQLNYKSSQLSHVVYR